A portion of the Pseudomonadota bacterium genome contains these proteins:
- a CDS encoding DNA-binding response regulator: protein MTSRTARSRQILLVDDDEHILRSLMMYLQAEGFEVVVALDGKEALQAVEVARPDLVVLDVMMPELDGFGVLEKLKATAATRAIPVIMLTAKGQDQDVMRGFNLGAQAYMSKPVNYAELVDNMLIIFEDEEMAITGHN, encoded by the coding sequence ATGACTTCCCGAACCGCCAGAAGCCGACAGATCCTGCTCGTCGACGACGATGAGCACATCCTCCGATCGCTCATGATGTATCTGCAGGCCGAAGGATTCGAGGTCGTCGTGGCCCTCGACGGCAAGGAGGCCCTGCAGGCCGTTGAGGTCGCGCGTCCGGACCTGGTCGTTCTCGACGTAATGATGCCGGAGCTCGACGGCTTCGGTGTTCTCGAGAAGCTGAAGGCCACTGCCGCCACACGGGCGATTCCCGTCATCATGCTCACGGCCAAAGGGCAGGATCAAGATGTGATGCGTGGATTCAACCTGGGAGCGCAGGCCTACATGAGCAAACCCGTGAACTACGCAGAGCTCGTCGACAACATGCTCATCATCTTCGAAGACGAAGAGATGGCCATAACTGGTCACAACTAG
- a CDS encoding YbaB/EbfC family nucleoid-associated protein yields MQKQILKQMQKKLQDSLQKVQEELEAQVVEGTAGGGSVRVKVNGQREVLGIQLDRSVVDPENVELLEDLVLTAIKDGLDKAGALANQKMGAVTGGLNIPGLPNLF; encoded by the coding sequence ATGCAGAAACAGATTCTCAAGCAGATGCAGAAGAAGCTCCAGGACTCCCTCCAGAAGGTGCAGGAAGAGCTCGAGGCCCAGGTCGTCGAGGGAACTGCCGGTGGTGGCTCGGTTCGCGTGAAGGTGAACGGGCAGCGTGAGGTTCTGGGCATCCAGCTCGACAGATCGGTGGTCGACCCGGAGAACGTCGAGCTTCTCGAAGACCTCGTGCTCACCGCGATCAAGGACGGCCTCGACAAGGCCGGCGCCCTTGCGAACCAGAAGATGGGGGCCGTGACCGGCGGTCTGAACATCCCCGGGCTGCCCAACCTGTTCTGA
- the recR gene encoding recombination protein RecR yields the protein MKLPTIGPKSAARLAFHIVGASAEDARRLSQAIVEVKERIRPCRRCHNLAENELCPVCADPLRDGSVVCVVADPRDVVAIERAREYRGTYHVLGGLISPMDGVGPDQLHVSSLLERLREGEVREIILAMDANVSGETTSLYLVRVLRPQGVRVTRLAYGLPHGMNLEFADEVTLARSLQGRREAD from the coding sequence ATGAAGCTTCCCACCATCGGGCCCAAGAGTGCCGCGCGGCTTGCCTTCCACATCGTGGGCGCGAGCGCGGAAGACGCGCGTCGCCTCTCGCAGGCCATCGTTGAGGTGAAGGAGCGGATCCGGCCGTGCCGGCGATGCCACAACCTGGCCGAGAACGAACTGTGCCCCGTGTGCGCCGACCCGCTGCGCGATGGGAGCGTCGTGTGCGTGGTGGCCGATCCACGTGATGTGGTCGCCATCGAGCGGGCCCGCGAGTACCGCGGAACCTACCACGTGCTCGGAGGGCTCATCTCGCCCATGGACGGGGTCGGTCCCGATCAGCTCCACGTCTCCTCGCTCCTCGAGCGGCTGCGTGAGGGTGAGGTTCGTGAGATCATTCTCGCCATGGACGCGAACGTGAGCGGCGAGACCACCTCGCTCTATCTGGTTCGGGTGCTACGCCCCCAGGGAGTGCGCGTCACCCGTCTGGCCTACGGACTCCCCCACGGGATGAATCTGGAGTTCGCAGACGAGGTGACCCTGGCGCGCTCGCTCCAGGGCCGGCGCGAAGCAGACTGA